In one Myotis daubentonii chromosome 1, mMyoDau2.1, whole genome shotgun sequence genomic region, the following are encoded:
- the BATF gene encoding basic leucine zipper transcriptional factor ATF-like, with translation MPHSSDSSDSSFSRSPPPGKQDSSDDVRKVQRREKNRIAAQKSRQRQTQKADTLHLESEDLEKQNAALRKEIKQLTEEMKYFTSVLSSHEPLCSVLAASAPSPPEVVYSAHAFHQPHVSSPRFQP, from the exons ATGCCTCACAGCTCCGACAGCAGCGACTCCAGCTTCAGCCGCTCCCCCCCTCCTGGCAAACAG GACTCGTCTGACGATGTGCGGAAAgttcagaggagggagaaaaatcGCATTGCTGCCCAGAAGAGCCGGCAGAGGCAGACACAGAAAGCCGACACCCTGCACTTG GAGAGTGAAGACCTGGAGAAACAGAACGCGGCTCTGCGCAAGGAGATCAAGCAGCTCACAGAGGAGATGAAGTACTTCACGTCGGTGCTCAGCAGCCACGAGCCCCTGTGCTCGGTGCTGGCGGCCAGCGCGCCCTCGCCCCCCGAAGTGGTGTACAGCGCCCACGCCTTCCACCAGCCTCACGTCAGCTCCCCGCGCTTCCAGCCCTGA